The following proteins are co-located in the Neomonachus schauinslandi chromosome 8, ASM220157v2, whole genome shotgun sequence genome:
- the LOC110582141 gene encoding small nuclear ribonucleoprotein E-like translates to MVYGGQGQKVQKVVVQPINLIFKYLQNRSRIQVWLYEQVNMRIEGCIIGFDEYMNLVLDDAEEIHSKTKSRKQLCQIMLKGDNITLLQSVSN, encoded by the coding sequence ATGGTGTATGGTGGCCAGGGCCAAAAAGTGCAGAAGGTGGTGGTTCAGCCCATCAACCTCATCTTCAAATACTTGCAAAATAGATCTCGTATTCAGGTGTGGCTTTATGAGCAAGTGAACATGCGAATAGAGGGCTGTATCATTGGTTTTGATGAGTACATGAACCTCGTATTAGATGATGCCGAAGAGATTCATTCTAAaacaaagtcaagaaaacaacTGTGTCAGATCATGCTAAAAGGAGACAATATTACCCTGCTCCAAAGTGTCTCCAACTAG